The Hymenobacter sp. GOD-10R genome includes a window with the following:
- a CDS encoding AraC family transcriptional regulator yields the protein MENAPIPTFRFDNYPQAEEPSPQPMPTETLEQLVVYRREDKFATCRQHIEVHRRQFYKLSMVEQGGGTFYLNDEEVTVTPYSVLLVKPGTALSWHLHDGPQTGLYAFFSADFYNAGLLPGYQLHAVLSGAAPYVYHACTEAEYATLRQSGEQLFAQQQQTEKARHHLRLLLTDLREWDEPTLSLSGTSGQLALVQQFQQLIEARLTAGEPAATLEFYADALCVTIKHLSALCRQATGQSAASLLKEKVMTEAKVLLTGTHLPVSELSYRLGFYDVAHFSRWFKQAVGQAPSAYRTQFATYK from the coding sequence ATGGAAAACGCCCCGATTCCAACCTTTCGGTTTGACAACTACCCGCAGGCTGAGGAACCTAGCCCTCAACCAATGCCCACCGAAACACTGGAGCAGTTGGTGGTGTACCGGCGGGAAGATAAGTTTGCCACCTGCCGCCAGCACATAGAAGTACACCGACGGCAGTTCTACAAGCTTTCGATGGTGGAGCAGGGGGGCGGCACCTTTTACTTGAATGATGAGGAAGTAACGGTAACACCGTACTCAGTGCTGCTCGTGAAACCCGGTACCGCCTTGAGCTGGCACCTGCACGATGGCCCGCAAACCGGGCTTTATGCCTTTTTCTCCGCTGATTTTTATAATGCAGGGCTGCTGCCGGGCTACCAGCTACATGCGGTGCTCTCCGGCGCGGCCCCATACGTGTACCATGCCTGCACGGAGGCCGAGTACGCCACCTTGCGCCAAAGTGGGGAGCAACTCTTCGCCCAACAACAGCAAACCGAGAAAGCTCGTCACCACCTGCGCCTGCTACTTACCGACTTGCGAGAATGGGATGAGCCAACTCTCTCGCTATCGGGTACTTCTGGGCAGTTGGCACTGGTGCAGCAGTTTCAACAGCTAATAGAAGCACGTCTCACAGCTGGAGAACCAGCCGCCACCCTAGAGTTCTACGCCGATGCTTTGTGCGTGACAATCAAGCATCTGAGCGCTTTGTGTCGTCAAGCAACGGGACAAAGTGCAGCTAGTTTGCTAAAGGAGAAGGTGATGACAGAAGCCAAAGTGCTGCTCACGGGCACGCACTTGCCGGTAAGCGAGCTGAGCTATCGGCTAGGGTTCTACGATGTTGCGCACTTTTCGCGCTGGTTTAAGCAGGCCGTTGGGCAAGCGCCTTCGGCGTACCGCACCCAGTTCGCGACGTACAAATAG
- a CDS encoding TonB-dependent receptor domain-containing protein: protein MKYLFLLPAFIGLSQPLLAQAPMPVAATAKTATSQGSLTGSVENATTKQPVEFATIGLLDQTSGNMVEGGVCDAKGEFSFVKVPAGEYKLTISFVGFQPQTVEHVKVTGGSSQKLAVVALMPTAQQLGEVKVTGERELIENKADRLVYNAEKDQSNTGGTAADVLKKTPMISLDSDGNPELRGSTSVKVLINGKPSGMLANNIADALRRLPADQIKSVEVITSPSAKYDAEGSGGVINIILKKGELSGTTGSVGATVGNMNNSLNTSLTQHKGKLATTTELGLASYFNRYRSEISRTDVLAPGETAQLSQRTATRNYNQGLTGRLNFDYDLTKKDVLTLGANTELFRYHGTRGMTSAYTAPGLPDDFYRRDIDWPYAENRFPSLDVNAGYTHTGKRPKQEFSVLGLLSTSSGRQAYFLDQFRGEGIDYRETNVNTSRNRELTFQADYAQPTDSTGLLELGAKTILRRAGSDYTVQADSLEGRGLALVPSRSNQFDYQQNVYAGYASYGFSLRKVYSFKLGTRVEHTSVLGDFANSSNNVRQDYTNVIPNVLVSYDFGANKEQKLKASYTRRIQRPDIWLLNPYVNVNNGRSAQSGNPNLRAELADAYELGYSTSHKSSTLNLSAYWRQTNNAIQQVFTPVPTRTIFPDDTTNTSVLYSTFQNVARRSSGGLSITGSTKPNPKWTLNATINTFYVSVKSPMLGLGNQGFAYTGNFSSAWTFEHGYSLQASMYVTSRRILLQGDVSGFQTHTLSVKKEFLDKKASLTLNLENPFSRTILFRADFAVPNSYNLRSDQYAYNRAVRLSFNYQFGSTESSPSRPRKSIRNDDQKKGEGGN from the coding sequence ATGAAATACTTATTTTTACTTCCTGCGTTTATAGGTCTTAGCCAGCCACTGCTAGCCCAAGCTCCTATGCCGGTAGCAGCCACAGCAAAAACAGCTACTAGCCAAGGTAGCCTCACCGGATCGGTAGAAAATGCCACCACCAAACAGCCAGTGGAATTTGCCACGATTGGCTTGCTCGACCAAACCTCCGGCAACATGGTGGAAGGTGGCGTGTGCGATGCCAAAGGCGAGTTCTCCTTTGTCAAAGTACCCGCCGGCGAGTACAAGCTGACCATCAGCTTTGTCGGCTTCCAACCCCAAACGGTGGAGCACGTGAAAGTAACTGGTGGTAGCTCACAGAAGCTAGCTGTCGTGGCACTAATGCCCACTGCCCAACAGCTAGGTGAGGTGAAGGTGACCGGCGAGCGAGAGTTGATCGAGAACAAAGCCGACCGCCTCGTGTACAACGCCGAAAAAGACCAGAGTAACACGGGCGGTACTGCCGCCGATGTGCTCAAGAAAACGCCCATGATCAGCCTCGACTCTGATGGTAACCCCGAGCTACGCGGTTCTACCAGCGTGAAGGTGCTCATCAACGGCAAACCCAGCGGTATGCTCGCCAACAACATTGCCGATGCCCTACGCCGCTTACCCGCCGACCAAATCAAGTCGGTGGAAGTAATTACCTCACCTTCGGCCAAATACGACGCAGAAGGTTCGGGTGGTGTGATTAATATTATCCTGAAAAAGGGTGAATTGTCGGGTACGACGGGCTCGGTTGGTGCCACCGTCGGCAATATGAATAACAGTCTGAACACCAGCCTCACCCAGCACAAAGGCAAGTTGGCTACGACTACGGAGCTAGGTTTGGCCTCGTACTTCAACCGCTACCGTAGCGAGATTAGCCGCACCGATGTGCTGGCACCCGGCGAAACCGCCCAGCTCAGCCAGCGCACGGCCACCCGCAACTACAACCAGGGCCTAACTGGCCGGCTGAATTTCGACTACGATCTGACCAAAAAAGACGTGCTGACCCTAGGTGCCAACACGGAGCTGTTTCGCTACCACGGCACCCGCGGCATGACGTCGGCGTACACGGCGCCCGGTTTGCCCGACGACTTCTACCGTCGCGACATTGATTGGCCCTATGCCGAAAACCGCTTCCCGAGCCTTGATGTGAATGCCGGCTATACCCACACCGGAAAGCGGCCGAAGCAGGAGTTCAGCGTGCTAGGTTTGCTGAGCACGAGCTCAGGCCGGCAGGCGTACTTTCTGGATCAGTTTCGGGGCGAAGGCATTGATTACCGTGAAACCAACGTAAATACGAGCCGCAACCGCGAGCTTACCTTCCAAGCCGACTACGCTCAGCCCACCGACAGCACGGGCCTGTTGGAGCTAGGTGCCAAAACCATCCTGCGTCGCGCCGGCAGCGACTACACCGTGCAAGCCGACAGTTTGGAAGGTCGGGGCTTGGCGTTGGTGCCATCCCGCTCCAACCAATTTGATTATCAGCAGAATGTGTATGCCGGCTATGCTTCTTATGGCTTTAGCCTGCGCAAAGTCTACAGCTTTAAGCTAGGTACTCGCGTGGAGCACACGAGCGTGCTAGGCGACTTTGCTAACTCTTCCAACAACGTGCGGCAAGACTACACAAACGTGATTCCGAACGTGCTGGTGTCGTATGACTTTGGCGCCAATAAGGAGCAGAAGCTAAAAGCTAGCTACACGCGCCGCATTCAGCGCCCCGATATTTGGCTGCTTAACCCCTACGTCAACGTGAACAATGGCCGCTCGGCCCAATCCGGCAACCCCAACCTGCGAGCCGAACTAGCTGATGCTTACGAGCTAGGCTACAGCACCAGTCACAAGAGTAGCACGCTGAACCTATCGGCTTACTGGCGGCAGACCAATAACGCTATCCAACAGGTGTTTACCCCGGTGCCGACCCGCACCATTTTCCCCGACGACACCACGAACACCAGCGTGCTCTACAGCACTTTCCAGAACGTCGCCCGCCGATCTAGCGGTGGCCTAAGCATCACCGGCTCAACCAAGCCCAACCCCAAGTGGACGCTCAACGCAACCATTAACACCTTCTATGTTAGCGTAAAAAGCCCGATGCTAGGCTTAGGTAACCAAGGCTTTGCGTACACCGGCAACTTCTCTTCGGCCTGGACTTTCGAGCATGGCTACAGCCTTCAGGCCTCCATGTACGTCACCTCACGGCGCATTCTATTACAGGGCGATGTAAGTGGTTTTCAGACGCATACGCTGTCGGTGAAGAAAGAATTCTTAGATAAGAAAGCTAGCCTCACGCTGAACCTCGAAAATCCGTTCTCTCGCACCATCCTCTTCCGCGCCGATTTTGCCGTACCGAACAGCTATAACCTGCGCAGTGACCAATACGCCTACAACCGCGCTGTGCGTCTGAGCTTTAATTACCAGTTTGGCTCAACCGAATCAAGTCCATCGCGCCCCCGCAAGAGCATCCGCAACGACGACCAGAAGAAAGGCGAAGGCGGCAACTAA